A DNA window from Aspergillus nidulans FGSC A4 chromosome V contains the following coding sequences:
- a CDS encoding uncharacterized protein (transcript_id=CADANIAT00003117) — MISLPLFAPRDAHELWFGPQAVPSSQQTEPLSSSSSVSASHAQAARRHDSTQHRTGGTAPRLGASALATSDTLAALILEERALRARKNNIASFGCSWIKPAGCPKTMLGMKEEEAEREEAMAAADAEFAAAAAAAAAAAGGEGEEGMDEDDETGMERDLDADIPDADEDEEGEDDEGLIEDGEEGLEADGGVDEEEYMERDLDDDVPEAFEDYDDDEEEDFDNQPDLDDEIPSADEGVDEMSELEQEEEHAERDLDDDIPEADAGEDEWQHTDTDAEFDDEEDVSFLQQSFRTSTASSTRGPSLPQAPMRPRETEAQRRFLQRWSGGGDVFDTSSLNTSMLVDEFDQEHGRDRGRDHGRDLRASLASQTSRRSSGNGSIFGRFPRRRGRSGMPRDSLEF, encoded by the exons ATGATCTCCCTCCCACTCTTCGCACCTCGCGAT GCACACGAACTTTGGTTCGGTCCCCAAGCAGTTCCCTCCTCACAACAAACCGAGCCCTTATCATCCTCAAGCTCGGTTTCCGCAAGCCACGCCCAAGCCGCCCGCCGACATGATAGCACACAACACCGTACCGGCGGGACTGCCCCACGCCTTGGGGCCTCTGCGCTCGCTACAAGTGACACCTTAGCCGCGCTCATCCTGGAAGAACGCGCTTTGCGCGCGCGCAAGAACAATATTGCGTCGTTCGGATGCTCCTGGATAAAACCGGCCGGTTGTCCGAAGACGATGCTCGGaatgaaggaagaggaggctgaaAGGGAGGAGGCTATGGCTGCTGCGGATGCGGagtttgctgctgccgccgctgccgctgctgctgcggcaggtggggagggtgaggaagggatggatgaggacgatgaaaCCGGAATGGAGAGGGATTTGGATGCGGATATTCCGGAcgcggatgaagatgaggagggtgaagacgatgagggacttattgaagatggagaagaagggttAGAGGCGGATGGCGGGgttgacgaggaggaatatATGGAGCGCgatttggatgatgatgtccCTGAGGCGTTTGAGGAttatgatgacgacgaggaggaagacttcGATAATCAGCCTGATTTGGACGACGAGATTCCCAGCGCCGACGAAGGCGTCGATGAAATGAGTGagcttgagcaagaagaggagcatgcGGAGCGTGACCTGGACGACGATATTCCTGAAGCCGATGCAGGCGAAGACGAATGGCAGCATACAGACACGGATGCTGAgtttgacgatgaagaagatgttAGTTTCTTGCAGCAATCATTCCGCACCAGCAcggccagcagcaccagAGGCCCATCCCTACCACAAGCGCCAATGCGGCCGCGAGAAACGGAAGCGCAGCGTCGCTTCCTTCAGCGGTGGAGTGGGGGCGGCGACGTTTTCGACACGAGCAGCCTAAACACAAGCATGTTGGTCGACGAGTTTGACCAAGAGCACGGCCGTGACCGAGGTCGCGACCACGGACGGGATCTCCGAGCATCGCTGGCAAGTCAGACAAGTCGGCGCAGCTCTGGAAATGGGAGTATTTTTGGGAGGTTCccaagacgaagagggcGGAGCGGAATGCCGAGGGATAGTCTTGAGTTTTAG
- a CDS encoding glutamate synthase (NADH) (transcript_id=CADANIAT00003118): MGLNLEEIYGQTIVEEQRPNEYSEYQPKKGYGWANTLPERQGLYDPEYEKDACGVGFAANIKGKASHKIVSDARNLLCNMTHRGAVGSDARDGDGAGVMTSIPHKFFIKNFAREVGVDLPPLGQYAVGNLFFKPDEEALKESIKQFEEIATSLGLRVLGWREVPRDSTILGPAALSREPTILQPFVVLKSAYGEGNKPDITDPEQFDTKTFELQLYVLRKRATHIIGLANWFYLCSLSNRNIVYKGQLAPIQVYQYYHDLVNVDYEGHFALVHSRFSTNTFPSWDRAQPLRWAAHNGEINTLRGNKNWMRAREGLLKSDIFGEELESLLPIVEDGGSDSAAFDNVLELLMINGVLSLPEAVMIMIPEAWQDNPAMDPAKAAFYEWAACQMEPWDGPALFTFSDGRYCGANLDRNGLRPCRFYVTDDDRIICASEVGAVDIDQERVVQKGRLQPGKMLLVDTVAGRIIDDSELKYTVAHRHDFSSWLNKELVKLPAITEKLVEQNMDLRHDLDNTTVQNDPRLKAFGYSFEQVTLLLGPMGADSKEALGSMGNDAPLACIAKQPRLLYEYFRQLFAQVTNPPIDPIREAVVMSLECYVGPQGNLLEMDPSQCRRLLLPSPILSIPEFNALKNINTVHKDWTVRLIDITFEKKKGVPGYIEALDRICDAATEAIQQGDKILILSDRATSADRVPVSALLATGLVHHHLVRNKWRSLAALIVETAEAREVHHMCVLVGYGADGINPYLAMECILKMNREKLIRKELSDEKVIENYKASCDGGILKVMSKMGISTLASYKGAQIFEALGIDDSVIDRCFTGTASRIRGMNFELIAQDAFAIHERGYPSRAIVDIPGLNESGEYHWRDGGEDHINDPVSIANIQDAVRTKNDKSYEAYAKAAHEQIKNCTLRGMLEFDFDQRTPIPIDQVEPWTEIVRRFVTGAMSYGSISMESHSTLAVAMNRLGGKSNTGEGGEDPERSKRMENGDTMRSAIKQIASGRFGVTSHYLADADELQIKMAQGAKPGEGGELPGHKVVGPIAHTRYSTPGVGLISPPPHHDIYSIEDLKQLIYDLKCSNPRARVSVKLVSEVGVGIVASGVAKAKADHILISGHDGGTGASRWTGIKYAGLPWELGLAETHQTLVLNDLRGRVIVQTDGQIRTGRDVAVACLLGAEEFGFATTPLIAMGCIMMRKCHLNTCPVGIATQDPELRKKFEGQPEHVINFFYYIANELRAIMAKLGIRTINEMVGRAELLKVRDDLTNPKQENIDLSLILTPAHSLRPGVATYNVRKQDHRLHTRLDNKLIAESELALEKGLPCRVECDVVNTDRALGATLSYQVSRRYGGEGLPQDTIHSNIKGSAGQSFGAYLAPGITLELEGDANDYVGKGLSGGRLIVYPPRGAAFKAEENVIVGNTCLYGATRGTCFFRGVAAERFAVRNSGATAVVEGVGDHGCEYMTGGRVVVLGSTGRNFAAGMSGGIAYILDMNQDFLSKVNMEMVECSGLEDPAEIAFLRGLIEDHHHYTGSELAARILLDFTRALPHFIKVLPTDYKRTLEEEAAKAAAAKKAETTIPQLPSVPVEKQKPKAEGDAKKAELLDIEDSVTDSKVEKKRTALILDKTRGFMKYNRRSEKYRNPATRTRDWAELSSRLTEDELKYQSARCMDCGVPFCQSDTGCPISNIIPKWNELVFQNQWQDALNRLLMTNNFPEFTGRVCPAPCEGACVLGINEDPVGIKSIECAIIDRGFEMGWMVPRPPPVRTGKTVAIIGSGPAGLAAADQLNRVGHSVTVYERADRIGGLLMYGIPNMKLDKKIVQRRVDLMAAEGVKFVTGVSVGPDSEVSLDSLRKSNDAVIIATGATVARDLKVPGRELEGIHFAMQFLHKNTKSLLDSELADGAYISAKDKHVVVIGGGDTGNDCIGTSVRHGAKSVVNFELLPQPPPERARDNPWPQWPRIYRVDYGHSEVKTHMGKDPREYCIMSKEFVDDGNGRVKGINTVRVEWTKSATGGWDMKTVEGSEQFFPADLVLLSMGFLGPEDRLLGEEIERDARKNVKTPPGHYGTNVPGVYAAGDCRRGQSLIVWGINEGRQCAREVDTFLSGISSQLPVTGGIVRRPAVDAVRQATETVTIAA; this comes from the exons ATGGGTCTGAACTTGGAGGAAATCTATGGCCAAACTATAGTTGAGGAGCAGCGCCCGAATGAGTATTCGGAATATCAGCCGAAGAAGGGTTATGGCTGGGCCAACACTCTGCCCGAGCGGCAAGGTCTCTATGACCCGGAATATGAGAAGGACGCTTGCGGTGTAGGCTTTGCTGC AAATATTAAAGGCAAGGCTAGCCATAAGATCGTTAGCGATG CCCGGAATCTGCTCTGTAACATGACGCACCGAGGTGCGGTTGGTTCGGATGCGCGAGACGGTGATGGTGCCGGTGTAATGACCAGTATCCCTCACAAGTTCTTCATTAAAAACTTTGCGCGCGAAGTGGGTGTGGATCTTCCTCCCCTTGGCCAGTATGCTGTCGGTAACCTTTTCTTCAAACCCGACGAGGAGGCTTTGAAGGAGTCCATCAAGCAGTTTGAGGAGATCGCCACGTCGCTTGGACTGCGCGTACTTGGGTGGCGTGAGGTTCCTCGCGATTCAACCATTCTCGGTCCCGCAGCTCTGTCTCGAGAGCCCACCATCCTGCAGCCGTTCGTGGTGCTGAAGTCCGCTTACGGCGAGGGAAACAAGCCTGATATAACTGATCCAGAGCAATTTGACACAAAGACATTCGAGCTTCAGTTGTATGTCCTGCGAAAGCGGGCTACGCACATCATTGGCCTTGCCAACTGGTTCTACCTGTGCTCTCTCAGCAACCGCAACATTGTGTACAAGGGTCAGCTCGCCCCTATCCAGGTGTACCAGTACTACCACGATTTGGTGAACGTTGACTATGAAGGTCACTTTGCTCTCGTTCACTCTCGTTTCTCTACCAACACATTCCCCTCTTGGGACCGTGCACAGCCTCTCCGATGGGCTGCTCACAACGGTGAGATTAACACTCTCCGAGGAAACAAAAATTGGATGCGTGCTCGCGAGGGTTTGCTGAAGTCCGACATTTTCGGCGAGGAGCTCGAGTCTCTGCTCCCTATCGTCGAAGACGGCGGTTCCGACTCTGCTGCCTTTGATAACGTCCTGGAATTGCTGATGATCAACGGcgtcctttctcttcctgaagCCGTTATGATCATGATTCCCGAGGCGTGGCAGGATAACCCAGCTATGGACCCGGCCAAGGCCGCCTTTTACGAGTGGGCTGCTTGCCAGATGGAGCCCTGGGATGGCCCGGCTCTCTTCACTTTCTCAGATGGACGTTACTGTGGCGCCAACCTGGACCGTAACGGTTTGCGTCCTTGCCGCTTCTACGTGACCGATGACGACCGTATCATCTGTGCGTCCGAAGTAGGTGCTGTCGACATTGACCAGGAGCGAGTCGTTCAGAAGGGCCGTCTGCAGCCTGGAAAAATGCTTCTGGTTGACACGGTCGCTGGTCGTATTATTGATGACTCTGAGCTTAAATACACAGTTGCCCACCGCCATGACTTCAGTAGTTGGCTGAATAAGGAGCTCGTTAAGCTTCCTGCTATTACCGAGAAGCTGGTTGAGCAGAATATGGATCTCCGTCACGACCTCGACAACACCACTGTTCAGAATGACCCTCGCCTCAAGGCCTTCGGGTACTCATTTGAGCAGGtcactctcctcctcggccccATGGGAGCTGACTCCAAGGAGGCTCTTGGTTCTATGGGTAACGATGCTCCTCTTGCCTGCATCGCCAAACAGCCCCGCCTTCTGTACGAGTACTTCCGTCAACTTTTCGCTCAGGTCACCAACCCCCCTATTGATCCAATCCGTGAAGCCGTCGTCATGTCTCTGGAGTGCTACGTTGGTCCTCAGGGTAATCTGCTGGAAATGGACCCATCGCAGTGCCGccgcctgcttcttccttctcctaTCCTGAGCATTCCCGAGTTCAATGCCCTCAAGAATATCAACACAGTCCACAAGGACTGGACAGTCAGGCTCATCGATATCACtttcgagaagaagaagggcgtcCCTGGGTACATCGAAGCTCTCGACCGTATTTGCGATGCCGCCACTGAAGCTATTCAACAAGGCGACAAGATCCTTATCCTTTCCGATCGTGCCACTTCTGCGGACAGAGTCCCAGTGTCCGCACTTTTGGCCACTGGCCTTGTTCACCACCACTTGGTTCGTAACAAGTGGAGATCTCTTGCTGCACTGATTGTCGAGACTGCGGAGGCCCGTGAGGTCCACCACATGTGTGTTCTCGTTGGTTATGGTGCCGATGGTATTAACCCTTACCTCGCCATGGAGTGCATCCTCAAGATGAACCGAGAAAAGTTGATCCGCAAGGAACTCTCCGACGAGAAGGTGATCGAGAACTACAAGGCCTCCTGCGACGGTGGTATCCTGAAAGTCATGAGCAAGATGGGTATCTCTACTCTAGCATCTTACAAGGGTGCTCAGATTTTTGAGGCTCTTGGTATTGATGACAGTGTCATTGACCGCTGTTTCACTGGCACTGCAAGCCGTATCCGCGGTATGAATTTTGAGCTGATCGCGCAGGATGCGTTCGCCATCCACGAGCGTGGTTACCCATCTCGTGCCATCGTCGATATCCCTGGTCTTAATGAGTCGGGTGAGTACCACTGGCGTGACGGTGGTGAAGATCATATCAACGATCCCGTCAGCATTGCCAATATCCAGGATGCTGTGCGCACGAAGAACGACAAGTCCTACGAGGCATACGCTAAGGCTGCCCACGAGCAGATTAAAAACTGCACTCTGCGTGGTATGCTTGAGTTCGACTTTGACCAGCGGACGCCCATTCCTATCGACCAGGTTGAACCATGGACAGAGATTGTTCGCCGATTCGTGACTGGTGCCATGTCGTACGGATCTATTTCGATGGAATCTCACTCTACCCTGGCTGTTGCCATGAACCGTCTAGGTGGAAAGTCTAACACTGGTGAAGGTGGTGAGGACCCAGAGCGCAGCAAGCGCATGGAGAACGGAGATACCATGCGCTCTGCCATCAAGCAGATTGCTTCTGGCCGCTTCGGTGTCACATCCCACTACCTCGCAGACGCCGACGAACTGCAGATCAAAATGGCCCAAGGTGCTAAGCCTGGAGAGGGTGGTGAACTTCCTGGGCACAAGGTCGTTGGTCCCATTGCCCACACTCGCTATTCCACTCCCGGTGTCGGTCTCATCTCACCTCCGCCACACCATGACATCTACTCCATTGAGGATCTTAAGCAACTTATCTATGATCTCAAGTGCTCTAACCCCCGTGCTCGCGTCTCCGTCAAGCTAGTTTCCGAGGTCGGAGTTGGTATTGTCGCCTCTGGTGTGGCTAAGGCCAAGGCGGACCACATTCTCATCTCTGGTCACGACGGTGGTACCGGTGCTTCTCGCTGGACTGGTATCAAGTATGCCGGTCTTCCTTGGGAGTTGGGTCTCGCAGAGACTCACCAGACCCTCGTGCTCAACGATCTCCGTGGCCGTGTTATTGTTCAGACTGATGGTCAGATCCGCACTGGACGCGATGTCGCTGTTGCTTGTCTTCTCGGTGCTGAAGAATTTGGCTTCGCCACGACTCCTTTGATCGCCATGGGGTGCATTATGATGA GGAAATGTCACCTAAATACCTGCCCT GTCGGTATAGCTACCCAGGATCCTGAGCTTCGCAAAAAGTTTGAGGGCCAGCCGGAGCACGTGATCAACTTCTTCTACTACATCGCCAATGAGCTGCGGGCTATCATGGCAAAGCTGGGAATTCGTACCATCAATGAGATGGTCGGTCGTGCTGAGCTTCTTAAGGTCCGCGACGACCTCACCAATCCCAAGCAGGAGAACATTGATCTTTCTCTCATTCTCACTCCTGCTCACTCTCTCCGTCCCGGTGTTGCCACCTACAATGTTCGCAAGCAGGATCACCGCCTTCACACTCGCCTTGACAACAAGCTCATTGCCGAGTCCGAGCTCGCCCTTGAAAAGGGCCTGCCTTGCCGTGTTGAGTGCGATGTTGTTAATACGGATCGTGCTCTGGGTGCCACTCTTTCTTACCAAGTCAGCCGTCGCTACGGCGGAGAAGGTCTTCCACAAGACACCATCCACTCCAACATCAAGGGATCGGCGGGTCAATCGTTCGGTGCTTACCTCGCTCCTGGTATCACTTTGGAGCTTGAGGGCGATGCGAATGACTATGTTGGCAAGGGTTTGTCAGGTGGTCGTCTAATTGTTTACCCCCCGCGCGGTGCGGCTTTCAAGGCTGAGGAGAATGTCATCGTCGGTAACACCTGTTTGTACGGTGCCACTCGTGGtacctgcttcttccgcggtgttgctgctgagcgtTTCGCTGTCCGTAACTCTGGTGCTACTGCGGTCGTTGAAGGTGTCGGTGACCACGGCTGTGAATACATGACCGGTGGTCGCGTTGTGGTTCTCGGTTCAACCGGCCGTAACTTTGCTGCCGGTATGTCCGGTGGAATTGCTTACATTCTGGACATGAACCAGGACTTCCTTTCCAAGGTCAATATGGAGATGGTGGAATGCTCTGGCCTTGAAGACCCAGCTGAAATTGCCTTCCTTCGCGGTTTGATTGAGGATCACCACCACTATACCGGCTCCGAGTTGGCCGCCCGTATCCTCTTGGACTTCACCCGTGCTCTTCCTCACTTTATCAAGGTCTTACCAACAGACTACAAGCGTActctcgaggaagaagccgcgaaggctgccgctgcgaagaaggcggaaACCACTATCCCTCAGTTGCCTAGTGTTCCtgtcgagaagcagaagccCAAGGCTGAAGGCGATGCCAAGAAGGCGGAGCTGTTGGACATTGAAGACAGTGTCACCGACTCCaaggtcgagaagaagaggactgCTCTTATCCTTGACAAGACCCGCGGTTTCATGAAGTACAACCGCCGCAGCGAAAAGTACCGTAACCCGGCCACCCGTACCCGTGACTGGGCGGAGCTCTCTTCTCGTCTCACTGAGGATGAGCTCAAGTATCAGTCCGCTCGTTGCATGGACTGCGGTGTTCCCTTCTGCCAGTCCGATACCGGTTGCCCAATCTCAAACATCATTCCCAAGTGGAACGAGCTTGTCTTCCAGAACCAGTGGCAGGATGCTCTCAATCGTCTGCTCATGACCAACAATTTCCCTGAGTTTACTGGCCGTGTCTGCCCTGCTCCTTGTGAGGGCGCCTGTGTCTTGGGTATTAACGAAGACCCTGTTGGTATCAAGTCAATTGAGTGTGCCATCATTGACCGTGGGTTtgagatgggctggatggttcctcgtcctcctcccgTCCGCACCGGCAAAACCGTTGCTATCATCGGATCTGGTCCGGCTGGTCTTGCGGCTGCTGACCAGCTCAACCGCGTTGGACACAGTGTTACTGTCTATGAGCGTGCCGATCGTATTGGTGGTTTGCTTATGTACGGTATCCCTAACATGAAGCTTGACAAGAAGATTGTCCAGCGCCGTGTCGACCTGATGGCTGCCGAAGGCGTTAAGTTTGTCACCGGTGTGTCTGTTGGTCCTGACAGCGAAGTCTCCCTGGATTCTCTCCGCAAGAGCAATGATGCTGTGATCATCGCCACCGGCGCTACCGTTGCCCGTGACCTCAAAGTTCCCGGCCGTGAGCTCGAGGGTATTCATTTCGCCATGCAGTTCTTGCACAAGAACACCAAATCTCTCCTCGACTCTGAATTGGCGGATGGCGCTTACATCTCCGCCAAGGACAAGCacgtcgtcgtcatcggagGCGGTGATACCGGCAACGACTGCATTGGCACCTCTGTCCGCCATGGCGCCAAGTCTGTTGTCAACTTCGAACTGTtgcctcagcctcctcctgAGCGTGCTCGTGACAACCCCTGGCCTCAGTGGCCCCGTATTTACCGTGTCGATTATGGTCACTCCGAGGTCAAGACCCACATGGGCAAGGACCCCCGTGAGTACTGCATCATGTCTAAGGAGTTTGTCGACGACGGTAACGGCCGCGTGAAGGGCATTAACACTGTCCGTGTTGAATGGACTAAGAGCGCCACTGGTGGATGGGACATGAAGACCGTTGAGGGTAGCGAGCAGTTCTTCCCTGCCGACCTTGTGCTTCTCTCCATGGGTTTCCTCGGCCCTGAAGACCGccttcttggagaagaaatcgagcGAGATGCCCGTAAGAATGTCAAGACCCCCCCTGGTCACTATGGCACCAACGTTCCCGGTGTCTACGCTGCTGGTGATTGCCGCCGCGGACAGTCCCTCATCGTTTGGGGTATCAACGAAGGTCGCCAGTGCGCTCGCGAGGTTGATACCTTCCTTTCTGGCATCAGCTCTCAGCTCCCTGTTACCGGTGGTATCGTTCGCCGCCCCGCCGTCGATGCTGTCCGCCAGGCCACCGAGACAGTGACCATCGCCGCATAA
- a CDS encoding uncharacterized protein (transcript_id=CADANIAT00003119), which yields MPILYSLVDRLSDVLIAAVNPAKRARNRDYDRESSLSPAPKLHHRRREYDYDDPDDDHEPLSYYGRGLSPQFGEEVATPIAEEGDLSGIGYSNSSNNDKGVRYCRTPRHGKSVHWGGISNEFLDGVPEASAPGLSEYPQRRTKKSQNYVYGADYGAERQSSSRNLRKSRRESPSRSGSGSGIGILETPDSHEEAEAQEQPSIFWSPHASSLSFPSSLPGRRQLLHRTHVPRKSILKTPTTLDDEMLIRNLWAMVSISDSRLDYTYEFLAGVLLVGDKVLDTMWSAGEMMMYEEARRRQGGGQEGCKNGKGGGRRANSSVQCRGGQSLHKKSLSMCEMREQKGSLGF from the coding sequence ATGCCTATCCTTTACAGCCTCGTCGACCGTCTTTCAGACGTTCTCATCGCAGCCGTCAATCCCGCCAAACGGGCCCGCAACCGCGACTACGATCGTGAATCAAGTCTCTCACCAGCACCAAAACTCCACCATCGCCGGCGTGAGTATGACTACGACGATCCTGACGACGACCATGAGCCCCTCTCATACTACGGCCGTGGGCTGAGTCCACAGTTCGGTGAGGAGGTTGCAACCCCTATTGCCGAGGAAGGTGACCTTTCTGGCATTGGTTATAGCAACAGCAGTAACAACGACAAGGGCGTTCGATACTGTCGCACTCCGCGCCACGGTAAAAGCGTTCACTGGGGCGGTATAAGTAATGAGTTTCTGGACGGTGTGCCCGAGGCCTCTGCGCCGGGACTAAGTGAGTACCcgcagagaagaacgaaaaAGAGCCAAAACTATGTTTATGGTGCTGATTATGGTGCTGAACGTCAGAGTTCAAGCCGTAATCTCAGGAAGAGTCGCAGGGAAAGTCCGAGCCGTAGCGGTAGCGGCAGCGGAATCGGCATTCTGGAGACCCCAGACTCAcacgaagaagctgaagcacAGGAGCAGCCATCAATCTTCTGGTCCCCGCACGcctcctccctttcttttccatcttcattgcCAGGGAGGCGGCAGCTCCTGCACCGCACGCACGTCCCACGGAAGTCCATTCTAAAAACACCAACGACGCTGGACGACGAGATGCTCATACGCAACTTGTGGGCGATGGTGTCTATCTCAGATAGCCGGCTCGACTACACGTacgagtttcttgctggagtTTTGCTTGTTGGGGATAAGGTGCTCGATACAATGTGGTCTGCGGGAGAGATGATGATGTATGAGGaggcaaggaggaggcaaggaggagggcaagaaggatgcaagAACGGGAAAGGAGGAGGGCGGCGCGCCAACTCATCAGTCCAATGTCGTGGAGGTCAGAGTCTTCATAAGAAGTCCCTGAGCATGTGCGAAATGAGAGAACAGAAAGGAAGCCTAGGGTTTTAG
- a CDS encoding EMI1 family protein (transcript_id=CADANIAT00003120), translating to MGWLWNSLAPKKDSPESQPTQPSAQPTQPPTQQQSESQKLSREEQADAEVAKLWASLQSDIKQAEQTQQASVEGATTDSATGTSALDLQSPPTSIAPESLYPDTMSCRDAFDYAFFCQSLGGQFVNVYRYGELRSCSEHWENFWLCMKTRTFRETEKKKIIRDHYRKKAIKYKTGPSSEDVWDVRTEPVKGCFQGDFAALEREIQAEEEAQARARHAANTV from the coding sequence ATGGGTTGGCTCTGGAATTCATTGGCTCCTAAAAAGGACTCACCCGAGTCCCAACCAACTCAACCCTCAGCACAACCAACTCAACCACCAACGCAACAACAATCAGAGTCACAAAAGCTCAGccgagaagagcaagcagaCGCCGAAGTCGCCAAATTATGGGCAAGTCTACAAAGCGACATCAAACAGGCCGAACAGACACAACAGGCCTCAGTCGAAGGCGCAACCACAGACTCAGCTACGGGCACATCAGCATTAGACCTTCAATCTCCACCAACGTCCATAGCCCCCGAATCCCTCTACCCGGATACGATGTCTTGCCGTGACGCCTTTGACTACGCCTTCTTTTGTCAGTCGCTAGGCGGACAATTTGTCAATGTTTATAGATATGGCGAACTACGATCGTGCAGCGAGCACTGGGAGAATTTCTGGCTGTGTATGAAGACGCGGACGTTCCGggagactgagaagaagaagatcatccgGGATCATTATCGGAAGAAAGCCATTAAATATAAGACAGGCCCGAGTAGTGAGGATGTTTGGGATGTGAGGACGGAGCCGGTCAAGGGGTGTTTCCAGGGGGATTTTGCGGCACTGGAGAGGGAGATAcaagctgaagaggaggctcAGGCGCGCGCAAGGCATGCGGCTAATACTGTCTGA